A single genomic interval of Helianthus annuus cultivar XRQ/B chromosome 6, HanXRQr2.0-SUNRISE, whole genome shotgun sequence harbors:
- the LOC110945104 gene encoding uncharacterized protein LOC110945104, whose product MADLFMQKYFPPEKTAKLKNRIMTFKQDEGESLHAAWERFKDLLIDVPHHGFSKRQLVLNFYQGLNYNSQERLDVYAGGDLGTKTPNEAYAIIEKATLKSSSRHGGVRNKASSIPGVHQVDTYTALAAQIGALAARFDQAQNVSQVQSSCGLCGVSHEPGSGSTSQPQTSQTNSKLEEMMAQLLNNSNNANQMSEKRYKQHEERFMAQEGKMRSQKASIQTIENQVGQLAKMLSERPQGSLPGNTEQNPKGHVNAVMTRSGKTTGPDKSDSPPIADTVQTDASDEVYAR is encoded by the exons ATGGCCGACCTTTTTATGCAAAAATATTTCCCGCCGGAAAAGACAGCTAAGCTTAAGAACCGTATCATGACATTCAAACAGGACGAAGGAGAATCTCTACATGCAGCTTGGGAGAGGTTCAAAGATCTTCTAATCGATGTTCCACATCATGGGTTTTCCAAAAGGCAACTTGTGTTGAACTTCTACCAAGGACTCAACTACAACTCACAAGAACGTTTAGATGTATATGCAGGAGGCGATCTTGGAACAAAAACACCCAATGAAGCCTACGCAATCATAGAGAAAGCTACCTTGAAGTCAAGTTCTCGTCACGGTGGAGTGCGAAACAAAGCATCATCTATTCCTGGAGTTCATCAAGTGGATACGTATACGGCTCTAGCAGCACAAATTGGAGCTTTGGCAGCAAGATTTGATCAAGCTCAGAACGTTTCGCAGGTACAATCATCATGTGGGCTGtgtggagtgtcacacgagccag GTTCAGGAAGCACTTCCCAGCCTCAAACCTCTCAAACCAACTCAAAACTAGAAGAGATGATGGCGCAGCTGTTAAACAACTCCAACAATGCCAATCAAATGTCTGAAAAGCGATACAAGCAGCATGAGGAGCGTTTCATGGCTCAGGAAGGGAAGATGCGGAGCCAGAAGGCTTCAATTCAAACCATTGAGAATCAAGTCGGCCAATTGGCCAAAATGTTATCTGAAAGACCACAAGGTAGTCTTCCAGGTAACACTGAACAAAACCCAAAAGGGCACGTTAATGCAGTAATGACGAGGAGTGGTAAAACCACGGGACCCGACAAATCAGACTCACCACCGATCGCTGATACGGTCCAAACTGACGCTTCAGACGAGGTGTACGCTAGGTGa